The Methylomonas sp. UP202 DNA window TTGGGTCTCGGAGCAGCCAAGTTGCTGTAGTTGGGGCAAGCCAGCCAGCAGGGTAAAGTCGGCAAGCTCGGAATTAAAATTTAGATTTAACGACTGCAGCCAAGTGCATTCTTCAAGCTGGTCCGGCAAACTGGCTAAATCGCAGTCGCTCAAATCCAGCTCCGGATTTTGCGTCAACTTATTCTCGGCAATTCGCTTCAGGGCTTGTTCGGACATGGGGCAGTTCCTTCGACATCGGTCCCGATAATCTAACACGGAAGGCAACGGGGTTTGTCGACTCAGACGAGGATGCTCTACTCCAGACAGACCGCAATTTCGGCGAAAGCGCGCAACCGCTTCGTTCCGGAACCGCAACGCTCGCGCAGTGGGACTTTCGCCGCGACAGCCGACGTTTCGATACGCCCGTGACGATAAGATCGCCGCCCGGCCCCAAAACCGGAGAACCGTACCACCCCGGCGACTTGCCGAGGCAATCAAATCTCCGAGTACAAACCTAGGTTTGTACTCCAAATCAGCGGTGCTCCGCATATCCGACCCCGACGCCCGGCTACTGTATTCGTCAGGTCTAACCAATCCATTACCGCCGGTAAGCATGCGGAAAGTTCCGGCTGGACGGCGGCGGCCGATCGCCGGTCATTGCAACCGCTGAACGCTCAAAACTTGAAATTCCAAACCGGCTTGTTCGGTCGCCGAACGAGCCGTCGATATTGCCTAACGGCGGGTAGCGGCAAGCAAGACGGCGATGCAGATGCCCAATCAGCGGTGTCCAAACGCCGGAGTACAAACCTAGGTTTGCACTCCCGGTTGTGCCCGCTCAGGCGACTTGGCAGGACGCCAGTGCTTCCAACATCTCTTGCCTGGGCAGGTTGCGGCCGATGAACACCAGCCGCGAGGCGCGGGTTTCGCCGGCCGGCCAGGGATTGCCGAAGCTTTCGGTCAGCAGCATGTGTACACCTTGATAGATCACTTTCTTGTCGCAACCGGCGATATGCAATATGCCTTTGTAGCGCAGCAGGTCGTTACCGTGGTCGCGGACCATGATGTCGAGAAAGGCCAGAATCCGGGCGGCGTCCAGCGCGCGGTCGGTTTCGAACACGAAGGAAGTGATGTCGTCGTCGTGTTCGTGGCTGAGGTCTTCCAAGAAATCCGGCTCGATTCTCAAGATGTCGTCCAGTTTGAAGCCGTCGATGTCCAGAATGTCGCTCAACTCGGTTTCGCCGAAATGCACGCGCTTGATTGGTGCCCTGGGATTCATCGCCCTTAGCCGGCTTTCCAGGTCGGCGGCGATTTCTGCTGCGACCAAGTCGGTTTTGGACAGCAAGATTCGGTCGGCGAAGCCGACTTGTTCCTGGGCTTCGTGGTGTTCCGCCAATTGTTGATGGGCGTGCGCGGCATCGACAACGGTAACGATGGCGTCCAGTTTGTAGTTTTCGGCGATATCCTGATCGATGAAAAAGGTTTGGGCTACCGGCGCCGGATCGGCCAGGCCGGTGGTTTCGATGACGACCCGTTCGAAATGCAGTTCGCCGCTTTCCCGGCGCTCGGACAATTCGCCGAGGATGCGTACCAGGTCGCCGCGCACCGCGCAGCAAATGCAACCGTTGTTCATC harbors:
- a CDS encoding GTP-binding protein → MQTKLTHSDRIPVTILTGFLGAGKTTLLNRILTEHHGRRIAVIENEFGEAGIDNELLVQADEQIVTMNNGCICCAVRGDLVRILGELSERRESGELHFERVVIETTGLADPAPVAQTFFIDQDIAENYKLDAIVTVVDAAHAHQQLAEHHEAQEQVGFADRILLSKTDLVAAEIAADLESRLRAMNPRAPIKRVHFGETELSDILDIDGFKLDDILRIEPDFLEDLSHEHDDDITSFVFETDRALDAARILAFLDIMVRDHGNDLLRYKGILHIAGCDKKVIYQGVHMLLTESFGNPWPAGETRASRLVFIGRNLPRQEMLEALASCQVA